DNA from Thioclava sp. GXIMD2076:
GCTTGCCATGTTCCAGAAGTCGTAAGGGGGTGGGATCTATGGATATCGCTCTGATCTCGGCCGCCTATATCGCGGCGGCCATCCTGTTCATCCTCTGCCTGGGCGGCCTTTCGGGCCAGGAAAGCGCCAAGCGCGCCGTATGGTATGGCATCTCGGGCATGGCGCTCGCGGTGATCGCCACTGTCTTCGGCTCGGGGCTCGGCTTCGGCTGGCTCGTCGTGGTGCTCGTGATGCTGGTCATCGGCGGGGCCATCGGTGCGCAACTGGCGCGTAAGGTGGAAATGACCGCCATGCCGCAGCTGGTGGCAGCACTCCACAGCTTCGTGGGTCTGGCGGCCGTGTTCATCGGCCTCAATACCCATGTCGTGCTGGCCTCGGTCATGCCGATCATTCTGGAACATGCGCAGACCGGCGTGATGCCTGCGGCCTATGACCAGCTCTCGGGTTTTGCCGCGATCGTCGCGCATAAGTCGATGGCCGAGGTGAATATCCTCAAGGTCGAGACCTTCCTTGGCGTGTTCATCGGCGCGGTCACCTTCACCGGCTCGATCATCGCTTTCGGCAAGCTCGCGGGCAAGATCAACGGCAAGGCACAGAAGCTGCCGGGCGGCCACTTCCTGAACGCGGGGGCTGCGATCCTGTCGCTGGCGCTCCTTCTGTGCTACATGGGTGGCGGCGGCGCATGGACGCTGATCGTGATGGCGCTGCTGGCGTTCTTCATCGGTTATCACCTCATCATGGGCATCGGCGGCGCCGATATGCCGGTGGTGGTGTCGATGCTCAACAGCTACTCAGGCTGGGCGGCTTCGGCCATCGGCTTCTCGCTCGGTAATGATCTGCTGATCGTAACCGGCGCGCTGGTGGGCTCTTCGGGGGCCATCCTGAGCTACATCATGTGCAAGGCGATGAACCGCTCCTTCGTGTCGGTCATCCTTGGCGGCTTCGGCACGACCACGGGGCCCGCGATGGAAGTCGAGGGCGAGCAGATCGCCATCGATGCGGGCGGTGTGGCCGATGCGCTGCATGATGCCGATAGCATCATCATCGTGCCGGGCTATGGTATGGCTGTGGCGCAGGCGCAGAACGCGGTCTCCGAACTCACCAACCTGCTGCGCTCGCGCGGCAAGAACGTGCGCTTCGCGATCCACCCCGTTGCGGGCCGTCTGCCGGGCCATATGAACGTGCTTCTGGCAGAGGCCAAAGTGCCCTATGACATCGTGCTGGAGATGGACGAGATCAATGACGACTTCCCCTCGACGGATGTGGTCATCGTCATCGGCTCGAATGACATCGTGAACCCGGCCGCCCAGGAAGACCCGAACTCCCCCATCGCGGGCATGCCGGTCCTCAAGGTCTGGGAAGCCAAGCAGGTATTCGTGTCCAAACGTGGTCAGGGCACCGGTTACTCGGGCATCGAGAACCCGCTCTTCTACAAGGACAACACCCGCATGTTCTACGGCGACGCCCGTAAATCGGTGGATGAACTCCTCCATCTGATGAAGGCCTAACAGTCCCGCCTGCTGTCGAACTGACACAGGCTGCCAACCGCAATAAAGCCAGGGCCCCGGGAGACATTCCGGGGCCTTGTGCTTTGGCCGATGCAGTTTTGCCAGTATGCGAAAGTATGCCTGCAAATATCTGATCATACAGGATAAATTTATTTACAGTTGGTCGCTGATGAGGCAGGATTTTCCGGTCGTAACGAGGAAATACCGCTATGCCGATGCCGCCGGAAGAAGATCACCCGCAGCGCTACCCGATGGTGGCCGAGCTTCATGCGCGCCCGTTCCCCAAGATCTCCGTGCCCTCGCATGTGGTCTATCTGGCGGTAAAGGAGCCGGTGGAGGCCGCCGCGCGCCCGCGCGAGGCCGATTTTGCCCATCTGTGTGATCTTCTGGGGCGTCATGGCGCGCCGCAGCCACCCTTGGGGGCCACCCATCATGCCGGCGGGATCGGGCGCTACCAGCTCTCATGGGAGAGCCACACCGAATTCGTGAGCTATCTGGCGCAATGCGATGGCGTGTCATCGCGGCCCTTCGATCCGGCGGAAACGGCGGTCTTTCCCGATGACTGGCTGCGGGCGGCACCCGGAAAGCGGTTGGTGGCGGTACATATCCGGATCGAGGATATGCCGGAGGATCCCGCCCAAGTGACGCGGCTCGTCGATGACTGGTTCGTGCCCGAAAATCTCGTCTGCACTTGGGTGGTGGATGAGGACATCATTCTGGCGGGCGATTTCCGGATTGATCCGGCGGGGCAGATGCGCTTTGCGCTTTTCGTGCGCCCCGGCACAGGGCCCGGTCGGGTCGGGCGTGTGGTTCAGCGGATCTGCGATCTGGAAGCCTACCGCGCCATGTCGATGCTGGGCCTGTCGCGGGCGCGCGATCTGACGGGACGGCTCAACTTGCTCGATCCCGCGCTATCCGCGCTGATCGCCTCGATGCGCGATGCAGATACAGCCCCCGAGCTGGTTCTCAACGAGCTTCTGGATATCTCCTATGAACTGGAGACGCTGGCGATGCGGCTCTCGTTCCGGTTCGGGGCAACACGCGCCTATGCGGCGCTGGTGCGCGAGCGGGTGGAGATCCTGCGCGAGACCCGTTTCGAGGGGCGCCAGAAGCTGGGGGAGTTCATCCTGCGCCGCTATGATCCGGCGATCCGTACCGTTTTTGCGGCGGAAGGGCGGCTGAATGCCATGCTCGAACGGGCCAGCCGTGCGGCAGAACTGCTGCGCACGCGGGTCGATGTGGACCGCTCGGCGCAGAACCAGAAGGTGCTGGAGAATATGGACCGCCGCTCTGACCTGCAGTTGCGCCTGCAGCATACCGTCGAGGGGCTGTCGGTGGTGGCGATCAGTTATTACGCGGTCAGCCTGTGCGGCTATCTTGTCTATCCGCTGGCTAGAGAGCTGGGTGTCAGCAAGGAGATGATGATCGCGGGGCTGACACCTCTGGTCGTGCTGGCGGTCTGGCTGATGATCCGCCGCATCAAGAGGGGCATGGGCGCGCATTGACGCCCATGCCGCGATCTCAGGTGAAATCGGCGGTAGCAGGGTCTGGCCCGATCCGGCCATCCGCGCGGTCGAGCGTGGCGATCTTTGCCATATCCTCGGCATCGAGCGTGAAATCGAACACGTCGATATTTGCGGCGATCCGCTCCGGATTGGCCGATTTCGGAATCACGATCAGATCGTTCTGCACATGCCAGCGCAGCGCGATCTGCGCCGGTGATTTGCCATGTTTCTCGCCGATTTCGGCCAGCTCCGGGCGCGAGAGCACCTGCGACTGACCAAGCGGTGACCAGCATTCGGTCTTGATCCCGAGCCTGTCATGAAGGGCGCGCATCTCGCGCTGCTGGAAGGCGGGATGCAGCTCGATCTGATTGAGCACAGGCACCACACCTGTGGCATCGATCAGCCGCGTCAGGGTGTCGGGCGTGAAGTTCGACACACCGATCGAGCGCACACGGCCCTGCGTTTGCAGCTCGATCAGCGCCTTCCATGTGTCGATATAGGTGTCGCGCGCGGGCATCGCCCAATGGATCAGATAGAGATCGAGCACCTCGAGGCCGAGCTTTTTCATGCTTTCGTCAAAGGCGGTCAACGTGCGGTCATAACCCTGATGGTCGTTCCAGACCTTGGTGGTGATCCACAGGTCCTCGCGCGGAATGCCGCAGTCGCGGATACCGCGCCCGATACCGGCCTCGTTCTCGTAACGCGCGGCGGTGTCGATATGGCGGTATCCCGCATCGGTGGCGGCCTTGATCAGGGCGGGGGCGTCCTCTTCGGGCATCTGCCAGACCCCGAGACCCAACTGCGGGATCTTGTTGCCATCGTTGAGCTGAATGAGCGGTGCTGCCATTTTCAAACCTCCTAAGTCAAAAAACTTAGGGCATAAGCTAATGGCTTTGAGGGGGAGAACAAGCTGCCCTTAGGGAAGAAGGTCGAGGATGGCGCCCGCAGCCTCATCATAGGATTTTCCCAGATGGTGGCCGCCGTCAAAGGCCATCGGAAGAGCATGGCGGGTGGCGGGGCATGCGCTATGTTTATCATCCTCGCCGAAAAGGCATAGGGTGGTCATGGCCTTAGGGAGCGCGTCCAGTGCCGCGACCACATCCTGCGATCCGGTCTTCTGGCCGAGCCAGCCGCCCATCACCACCTCGAAACCGGTATGGGTCTCGGGCGACAGGAGCGCGAGACCCAAGACGCGCTCGGCCATCGTCTGTGGCAGCAAGGGTGCATAAAACGGCGTCACATTGGCCCCAAGCGAGAACCCCGCAAGAATGACCCGATCGGTCCCGAAACGGGCGGCAAAACTCCGGTCGATCCGCGCTATGTCCTGCGCGATCTTGGTTGGTTTGCGCTCCTGCCAGAGATAGCGCATGGAAGAGATCCCGATCACCGGCAGGCCCGCCTTGGCCAGCCTGTCGGCGATTTCCTCGTCAAAATTGGCCCAGCCGCCATCTCCCGACAGGAAGATCACATAGGCCGGCGGTGGCGGCGCGTCGGCTTCGGGCAGATGCAGGGTGATGGGCAGATCATCAAGGCCCTCCGCGCCGGTATCGGTGTCAAAGGCATGATCGGTGCCGGCAAGCGCCAGATAGGCCTTCACCTGCGCGGCGCGCGTCGCCTCGGGGCTTCGGTCCTCGGGCGGATAGAAGCGTACGCCCCTGACGCCCGCCAGAGCGGACGTCTCTTCGGAGGCGACCTCATGCCAGCGCAGCACAGTCTTGCGGCCGGTTTCGGGAAGCGGCGTCCTGCACGGATCGGGCAGATCGCGCGCAAGCCCCGCGGTCACCAGCCCCTTGAACCGGTTGGGTGCCTGCGCGGCTGCGGCCCGCGCCACGGCGGTCCCTGCCCCGATCCCCACCAGAACAGGTGCCCTCGGGGCGGCGCCACGGCGCTTTCCGATCTCCTCCGAAATGGAAAGCAGGGACGGCACCGCCCCGCTGCATCCCCCGCCCAAATCCAGAAGCCAGTCGGCCTCGATCAGGATGACGAGGGTATTCATATCCGCAAGTGTCCGCGCCAAAGCGGTCAGCTCGGCGGCGTTCTGGTCGGCGGCCCCACCTGCAATCATCAAGGCTGTGGACCGGATATCGGTATTGGGCGCGAAGACGCCGGTCACAGCGTGCTCGGCCACCCCCTCCGCGCGGGCGGCACCAAGGCTGATCACAATCATCGATAGGAAAACGGTAAGGCTGCGCAAAAACATCAAGGCCATCTCCTGCAATGGCCAAAGACATAAGGCGAAATCTTTGCCCAAGGGTTAAGCTACGGGTTGTTTTCGCCTCTGGGGGCGGAGAAGGCTGGATCGGCGGGGCGAAAACGTCTAGGCATCGCGGGAAAGACCTCAGGAGGATGTCATGCAAAAGATCGATCTGCCCGAACGCGAAGGCTGGCGCGAGATGGCGCAGGAGGTGGGGTTCACCTTTGCCGATATGCATGGCGAGCCCTATTGGGACGAGACCTCGGCCTATGAATTCACGCTCCGCGAGATCGAGGACCGGATCGAGGACCCTTCGACCGAGCTGCATGCGATGTGCCGCGAGGCGGTGGACCGGATCGTAGACTCCGAGGAGCTGATCGGGGTGATGGGCCTGCCTGAGGC
Protein-coding regions in this window:
- a CDS encoding aldo/keto reductase, giving the protein MAAPLIQLNDGNKIPQLGLGVWQMPEEDAPALIKAATDAGYRHIDTAARYENEAGIGRGIRDCGIPREDLWITTKVWNDHQGYDRTLTAFDESMKKLGLEVLDLYLIHWAMPARDTYIDTWKALIELQTQGRVRSIGVSNFTPDTLTRLIDATGVVPVLNQIELHPAFQQREMRALHDRLGIKTECWSPLGQSQVLSRPELAEIGEKHGKSPAQIALRWHVQNDLIVIPKSANPERIAANIDVFDFTLDAEDMAKIATLDRADGRIGPDPATADFT
- a CDS encoding AcvB/VirJ family lysyl-phosphatidylglycerol hydrolase; amino-acid sequence: MFLRSLTVFLSMIVISLGAARAEGVAEHAVTGVFAPNTDIRSTALMIAGGAADQNAAELTALARTLADMNTLVILIEADWLLDLGGGCSGAVPSLLSISEEIGKRRGAAPRAPVLVGIGAGTAVARAAAAQAPNRFKGLVTAGLARDLPDPCRTPLPETGRKTVLRWHEVASEETSALAGVRGVRFYPPEDRSPEATRAAQVKAYLALAGTDHAFDTDTGAEGLDDLPITLHLPEADAPPPPAYVIFLSGDGGWANFDEEIADRLAKAGLPVIGISSMRYLWQERKPTKIAQDIARIDRSFAARFGTDRVILAGFSLGANVTPFYAPLLPQTMAERVLGLALLSPETHTGFEVVMGGWLGQKTGSQDVVAALDALPKAMTTLCLFGEDDKHSACPATRHALPMAFDGGHHLGKSYDEAAGAILDLLP
- a CDS encoding NAD(P)(+) transhydrogenase (Re/Si-specific) subunit beta, which encodes MDIALISAAYIAAAILFILCLGGLSGQESAKRAVWYGISGMALAVIATVFGSGLGFGWLVVVLVMLVIGGAIGAQLARKVEMTAMPQLVAALHSFVGLAAVFIGLNTHVVLASVMPIILEHAQTGVMPAAYDQLSGFAAIVAHKSMAEVNILKVETFLGVFIGAVTFTGSIIAFGKLAGKINGKAQKLPGGHFLNAGAAILSLALLLCYMGGGGAWTLIVMALLAFFIGYHLIMGIGGADMPVVVSMLNSYSGWAASAIGFSLGNDLLIVTGALVGSSGAILSYIMCKAMNRSFVSVILGGFGTTTGPAMEVEGEQIAIDAGGVADALHDADSIIIVPGYGMAVAQAQNAVSELTNLLRSRGKNVRFAIHPVAGRLPGHMNVLLAEAKVPYDIVLEMDEINDDFPSTDVVIVIGSNDIVNPAAQEDPNSPIAGMPVLKVWEAKQVFVSKRGQGTGYSGIENPLFYKDNTRMFYGDARKSVDELLHLMKA
- a CDS encoding DUF3422 domain-containing protein; the protein is MPPEEDHPQRYPMVAELHARPFPKISVPSHVVYLAVKEPVEAAARPREADFAHLCDLLGRHGAPQPPLGATHHAGGIGRYQLSWESHTEFVSYLAQCDGVSSRPFDPAETAVFPDDWLRAAPGKRLVAVHIRIEDMPEDPAQVTRLVDDWFVPENLVCTWVVDEDIILAGDFRIDPAGQMRFALFVRPGTGPGRVGRVVQRICDLEAYRAMSMLGLSRARDLTGRLNLLDPALSALIASMRDADTAPELVLNELLDISYELETLAMRLSFRFGATRAYAALVRERVEILRETRFEGRQKLGEFILRRYDPAIRTVFAAEGRLNAMLERASRAAELLRTRVDVDRSAQNQKVLENMDRRSDLQLRLQHTVEGLSVVAISYYAVSLCGYLVYPLARELGVSKEMMIAGLTPLVVLAVWLMIRRIKRGMGAH